Proteins encoded in a region of the Bacillus methanolicus genome:
- a CDS encoding metallophosphoesterase, with translation MTKILIVSDSHGSVAELEKLLEKHGDEVDMMLHCGDSELSTSHPIIERFRAVRGNCDFDSGFLEERLEEAGGRRIFVTHGHRYSVKSSLMNLRFRGKELNADIICFGHSHVLGAEKIDDLLFINPGSILLPRMRKERTYVIIELSGESVYLQVYDIESGEMQDLFSEFTLPKR, from the coding sequence ATGACCAAAATTTTGATTGTCAGTGACAGTCACGGGTCTGTTGCAGAGCTGGAAAAATTGCTTGAAAAGCACGGAGATGAAGTGGACATGATGCTCCATTGCGGCGACTCCGAACTTTCAACATCTCATCCAATTATTGAACGCTTTCGGGCGGTAAGAGGAAATTGTGATTTTGACAGCGGGTTTCTTGAGGAAAGGCTTGAAGAAGCAGGTGGTAGACGGATATTTGTTACGCATGGACACCGCTACTCCGTAAAATCGTCTTTAATGAATCTTAGGTTTCGCGGAAAAGAATTGAACGCGGATATTATTTGCTTTGGACACTCTCATGTTCTTGGTGCTGAAAAGATTGATGATCTGTTGTTTATTAATCCGGGAAGCATTCTATTGCCCAGGATGAGAAAAGAAAGAACATACGTAATCATAGAGTTGTCCGGAGAGTCAGTATATTTGCAAGTGTATGATATTGAATCAGGGGAAATGCAGGATTTATTTTCGGAATTTACACTTCCAAAAAGATAG
- the ilvB gene encoding acetolactate synthase large subunit: MLQETAFTKKKAEKKAMSGAELLLEALVKENVEVIFGYPGGAVLPIYDKIYDSKILHVLPRHEQGGIHAAEGYARITGKPGVVIATSGPGATNIVTGLTDAMMDSLPLVVFTGQVATSVIGTDAFQEADILGITTPITKYNYQVRNIEDIPRIVKEAFYIASSGRPGPVLIDIPKDMAASVAYVPDDVEVNLPGYQPNTQPNYLQIRKLTEAVSSAKRPVILAGAGVLHAKASEELKIYAEQQQIPVVHTLLGLGGFPANHPLFVGMAGMHGCYSANMALYECDLLVNIGARFDDRLTGNLQHFAPKATVAHIDIDPAEIGKNVPTQIPVVADAKEALTQLIAQEGRPPENKEWLNTIQEWKTKHPFHYEEDATLKPQKVMEMLYEKTNGEAIVVTDVGQHQMWAAQYYPFKKPDRWVTSGGLGTMGFGLPASIGAQLADPDACVLSISGDGGFQMCSQELAVIAELQLPIKIIILNNQALGMVRQWQEIFYQSRFSHSKFPTLPSFVKLAEAYGIKGYEIQSEEEAEKILNEVLHTREPVLLDFRVNPDENVYPMIAPGKGIHEMVGVKE, from the coding sequence ATGTTGCAGGAAACTGCCTTTACGAAAAAAAAGGCTGAAAAAAAGGCGATGAGTGGCGCAGAATTATTGCTCGAAGCACTGGTAAAGGAAAATGTTGAAGTGATATTTGGATATCCGGGCGGGGCTGTCCTTCCGATTTACGACAAGATTTACGATTCTAAGATCTTACATGTGCTCCCGAGGCATGAACAAGGAGGAATTCATGCTGCCGAAGGTTACGCAAGAATCACCGGGAAACCAGGGGTAGTCATTGCTACATCGGGTCCTGGTGCAACTAACATTGTAACCGGATTGACAGATGCGATGATGGATTCTTTACCGCTTGTTGTATTCACAGGGCAAGTAGCAACTAGCGTAATCGGGACAGACGCATTTCAGGAGGCAGATATTCTCGGTATAACGACACCAATAACCAAATACAATTACCAGGTTCGCAACATTGAAGACATTCCTCGGATCGTAAAAGAAGCATTTTATATTGCTTCAAGCGGAAGACCGGGTCCGGTCTTAATCGATATTCCGAAAGATATGGCAGCGTCTGTTGCATATGTTCCGGATGATGTTGAAGTCAATTTGCCGGGATATCAGCCGAATACGCAGCCGAATTATTTGCAGATTAGAAAATTAACAGAGGCTGTAAGCAGTGCAAAACGTCCTGTTATTTTAGCCGGTGCAGGTGTCCTCCATGCAAAAGCATCAGAAGAATTAAAGATATATGCCGAACAGCAGCAAATCCCTGTTGTCCATACGCTCCTTGGTTTAGGGGGATTTCCTGCAAACCACCCTTTGTTTGTAGGAATGGCAGGTATGCATGGTTGCTATTCAGCGAATATGGCACTGTATGAATGTGATTTACTCGTCAATATCGGAGCCCGTTTTGATGACCGGCTTACCGGAAACCTGCAGCATTTTGCCCCTAAAGCGACAGTGGCCCATATTGATATCGATCCTGCAGAGATCGGCAAAAATGTACCAACACAAATTCCGGTTGTTGCCGATGCCAAGGAGGCATTAACCCAACTGATTGCTCAAGAAGGAAGGCCGCCAGAGAACAAGGAATGGTTGAATACTATACAGGAATGGAAAACAAAGCATCCGTTCCACTATGAGGAAGATGCTACACTAAAACCGCAAAAAGTTATGGAGATGCTGTATGAGAAAACGAATGGTGAAGCAATTGTTGTCACCGATGTTGGACAACATCAAATGTGGGCAGCTCAGTATTATCCTTTCAAAAAGCCGGACAGATGGGTAACGTCTGGCGGTTTAGGAACAATGGGTTTCGGGCTTCCCGCAAGTATTGGGGCCCAGCTGGCAGACCCGGATGCATGCGTCCTTTCAATTTCAGGTGATGGCGGATTTCAAATGTGCAGCCAGGAGCTTGCAGTTATTGCTGAACTCCAGCTTCCGATAAAAATCATTATTCTTAACAACCAAGCGCTCGGAATGGTCCGGCAATGGCAGGAAATCTTTTATCAATCCCGTTTCTCACATAGTAAGTTTCCGACACTTCCTTCATTCGTAAAATTGGCGGAAGCTTACGGAATAAAAGGTTATGAAATTCAATCCGAAGAAGAAGCAGAAAAAATCCTAAACGAAGTTTTGCATACTCGGGAGCCGGTTCTTCTTGATTTCCGTGTAAATCCTGATGAAAATGTCTACCCGATGATCGCACCAGGAAAAGGGATACATGAAATGGTAGGTGTTAAAGAGTGA
- the ilvC gene encoding ketol-acid reductoisomerase gives MAKMYYNGDANELYLKGKKVAVIGYGSQGHAHAQNMRDSGVEVVIGLRKGKSWEKAEQDGFKVYSVGEATAQADVVMILLPDELQPKVYKEEIEPNLTNQALMFAHGFNIHFNQIVPPKNCDVLLVAPKGPGHLVRRTYQEGAGVPALFAIYQDVSGEAKELALAYAKAIGSLRAGALETTFKEETETDLFGEQAVLCGGLTSLVKAGFETLTEAGYQPELAYFECLHELKLIVDLMYEGGLAGMRYSISDTAQWGDFVSGPRVINDQVKKEMKAVLKDIQEGKFAKDWILENQANRPVFNAINEREKEHPIEKVGRELRKMMPFVNKDKQKEVVASAKN, from the coding sequence ATGGCAAAAATGTACTATAACGGAGATGCAAATGAACTTTATTTAAAAGGGAAAAAAGTAGCAGTGATCGGGTACGGCTCTCAAGGACACGCCCATGCACAAAACATGCGCGACAGCGGAGTTGAAGTTGTAATCGGATTAAGGAAAGGGAAATCATGGGAGAAAGCTGAGCAAGACGGTTTTAAAGTTTATTCGGTTGGTGAAGCAACAGCACAGGCAGATGTGGTTATGATTTTGCTTCCTGATGAATTGCAGCCAAAAGTGTATAAAGAAGAAATCGAACCAAATTTAACAAACCAGGCATTGATGTTTGCCCACGGATTTAACATTCATTTTAACCAAATTGTTCCGCCAAAAAACTGTGATGTGTTGCTTGTCGCACCAAAAGGCCCAGGTCATTTAGTAAGAAGAACGTATCAAGAAGGGGCCGGAGTTCCTGCTTTGTTTGCGATCTACCAAGATGTTAGCGGAGAAGCAAAGGAGCTTGCGCTTGCTTATGCAAAAGCAATCGGTTCTTTACGCGCAGGGGCTCTTGAAACAACATTTAAAGAAGAAACAGAAACGGATTTATTCGGAGAACAGGCTGTTCTATGCGGCGGGCTTACATCTCTTGTTAAGGCAGGATTTGAGACGCTGACAGAAGCAGGTTATCAGCCGGAACTCGCTTATTTTGAATGTTTGCATGAACTTAAATTAATCGTGGATCTAATGTACGAAGGCGGATTAGCAGGTATGCGCTACTCCATTTCAGACACAGCTCAATGGGGTGATTTCGTCAGCGGCCCGCGTGTCATAAATGATCAAGTGAAAAAAGAAATGAAAGCAGTGTTGAAAGATATTCAAGAAGGAAAATTCGCGAAAGACTGGATCTTAGAAAATCAAGCAAACCGTCCTGTCTTTAACGCCATCAATGAGCGCGAAAAAGAACATCCAATTGAAAAAGTCGGAAGAGAATTAAGAAAAATGATGCCATTTGTCAATAAAGACAAACAGAAAGAAGTGGTCGCAAGTGCGAAAAATTAA
- a CDS encoding 2-isopropylmalate synthase: MRKIKIFDTTLRDGEQSAGVNLNQSEKLEIARQLERLNVDIIEAGFPAASKGDFTSVEQIAQTVKNCSVTGLARSVMSDIDAAWEALKGGAEPRLHVFIATSPIHRQYKLKQTAEQVKETAVAAVKYAAKKFPIIQWSAEDASRTELPYLAEIVEEVIQAGAHVINIPDTVGYSTPHEYGNIFRYLKENVPSIHKVELSSHCHDDLGLAIANALSAVENGATQVEGTINGIGERAGNAALEELAVALYIRKDHFNAETRLNLKEISRTSSLVSKLTGMVVPANKAVVGKNAFAHESGIHQDGVLKEKTTYEIISPDLVGFQSNSLVLGKHSGRHAFKNRLMELGLAVPDEDINHLFKVFKDLADRKKEMTDDDLAAIVLEEKLSKEARFYDLISIQIQYGTNQVPTATVTLSGRDNEIIQEAGTGSGSIEALYNTLEKCMNEKINLLDYRIQSVGAGRDALAQVYVKMRYAGKETSGRGLAQDVLEASAKAYLNAVNRVIYVEEKSEVVTSN, encoded by the coding sequence GTGCGAAAAATTAAAATTTTTGATACGACATTGAGAGACGGGGAACAATCTGCCGGCGTTAATCTGAATCAATCAGAAAAGCTTGAGATTGCCAGACAACTTGAACGGTTGAATGTCGATATTATCGAAGCCGGCTTTCCTGCCGCTTCAAAAGGCGATTTTACTTCTGTAGAGCAAATTGCTCAGACAGTAAAAAACTGTTCCGTTACAGGTTTAGCCAGATCGGTTATGTCGGATATTGATGCAGCATGGGAAGCATTAAAAGGAGGTGCAGAGCCGAGGTTGCATGTATTTATTGCAACCTCGCCGATTCACCGCCAATATAAACTCAAACAAACGGCTGAACAAGTAAAAGAAACGGCGGTAGCGGCCGTTAAGTATGCAGCAAAGAAATTTCCAATTATTCAGTGGTCGGCAGAAGATGCCAGCCGGACTGAGCTTCCTTATCTTGCTGAAATTGTAGAAGAAGTTATTCAAGCCGGCGCTCATGTCATTAACATTCCGGATACAGTCGGCTACAGTACCCCGCATGAATATGGAAATATATTCCGTTATTTAAAAGAAAACGTTCCTTCCATTCATAAAGTCGAGCTTTCGTCCCATTGCCATGATGATCTCGGATTAGCAATTGCCAACGCCCTTTCTGCAGTCGAAAATGGCGCCACACAAGTTGAAGGGACGATAAACGGAATTGGCGAACGGGCAGGTAATGCAGCCCTTGAAGAGTTGGCTGTCGCACTTTATATTCGAAAAGATCATTTTAATGCAGAGACAAGATTAAATTTAAAAGAAATAAGCAGAACAAGCAGCCTTGTCAGCAAATTAACTGGAATGGTTGTTCCAGCAAATAAGGCGGTTGTTGGGAAAAATGCGTTTGCTCATGAATCAGGCATTCATCAAGATGGTGTTCTAAAAGAAAAGACTACTTACGAAATTATTTCTCCTGATCTTGTCGGTTTCCAATCAAATTCACTTGTACTTGGAAAGCATTCGGGCCGCCATGCATTTAAAAATCGTTTAATGGAACTCGGTTTGGCAGTGCCTGATGAAGATATTAACCATTTGTTTAAAGTTTTTAAAGATTTGGCGGATCGGAAAAAAGAAATGACTGACGATGACTTAGCTGCAATTGTATTAGAAGAAAAACTTTCAAAAGAAGCCCGTTTTTACGACTTGATATCGATTCAGATCCAATATGGAACAAATCAAGTACCGACGGCTACGGTTACACTTTCTGGCCGTGATAATGAAATAATCCAAGAAGCCGGAACCGGTTCAGGCAGTATTGAAGCGTTATATAACACACTTGAAAAATGTATGAATGAAAAAATTAATTTGCTTGATTATCGAATTCAATCAGTTGGAGCCGGCAGGGATGCACTTGCACAGGTATATGTCAAAATGCGCTATGCAGGCAAAGAAACAAGTGGAAGAGGGCTGGCTCAGGATGTTCTCGAAGCTTCAGCCAAAGCCTATCTAAATGCAGTCAATCGTGTCATTTACGTAGAAGAGAAATCGGAAGTGGTTACTAGCAATTAA
- the ilvN gene encoding acetolactate synthase small subunit: MKRIISLTVLNRPGVLNRITNLFSKRNYNIESITVGHSEQEGVSRITCVVHVDNDRVVEQITKQLNKQIDVIKVTDMSDQSIVARELALIKVLAPPHTRSEIYSLIQPFRASVIDVSKDSLVIQITGETDKVEAFIELIKPYGIKELARTGTTAFPRGIQRSANSVKTISIV, encoded by the coding sequence GTGAAGCGGATTATATCCTTAACAGTTTTAAATCGTCCAGGTGTTTTGAACCGAATTACCAATCTATTTTCTAAACGGAATTACAATATCGAAAGCATTACAGTCGGACATTCGGAGCAAGAAGGGGTTTCAAGAATCACCTGTGTCGTTCACGTAGATAATGACAGGGTCGTCGAACAAATTACGAAACAATTAAACAAGCAAATTGATGTCATAAAAGTCACTGATATGAGTGATCAATCGATTGTAGCCAGGGAACTTGCGTTAATAAAAGTTCTTGCTCCACCTCATACAAGAAGTGAAATATATTCGCTTATTCAGCCGTTTCGGGCATCTGTTATCGATGTAAGCAAAGACAGCTTGGTTATTCAAATAACCGGTGAAACCGATAAGGTGGAGGCATTCATTGAATTGATAAAACCATATGGAATCAAAGAGCTGGCAAGAACGGGAACGACGGCATTCCCAAGAGGAATCCAGCGTTCAGCAAATTCAGTCAAAACAATTTCAATTGTTTAA
- the rph gene encoding ribonuclease PH, producing MRVDGRESMQLRTIHIEPNFLKHPEGSVLITVGDTKVICTASIDERVPPFMRGEGKGWITAEYSMLPRATEQRNIRESSKGKVSGRTMEIQRLIGRALRAVVDLENIGERTIWLDCDVIQADGGTRTAAITGAFVAMAMALYKLYEKKSIGKYPVTDFLAATSVGILENKQIVLDLNYVEDSKAEVDMNVVMTGSGEFVELQGTGEESTFSYGELQDLLKAAQEGLMELFEIQKEVLGDEISNLIKRNREAKEGKS from the coding sequence ATGCGTGTTGATGGCCGAGAATCAATGCAATTAAGAACGATACATATTGAACCGAATTTTTTGAAACATCCCGAAGGTTCGGTCCTTATTACAGTTGGTGACACGAAAGTTATTTGTACGGCCAGTATTGATGAGAGGGTTCCGCCATTCATGCGCGGGGAAGGAAAAGGATGGATAACGGCAGAGTATTCGATGCTTCCTAGAGCGACTGAACAAAGAAACATAAGGGAATCTTCAAAAGGTAAGGTATCAGGCCGCACAATGGAAATTCAGCGGCTGATCGGCCGAGCTTTACGGGCAGTTGTTGATTTAGAGAACATTGGAGAAAGAACAATTTGGCTTGATTGTGACGTTATTCAAGCGGATGGCGGGACAAGAACCGCAGCGATTACCGGTGCGTTTGTAGCAATGGCTATGGCATTATATAAGCTTTATGAAAAAAAGTCGATCGGAAAGTATCCCGTAACTGATTTTCTTGCTGCAACAAGTGTAGGGATTCTCGAAAATAAACAAATTGTATTAGACTTGAATTATGTGGAAGACTCAAAAGCGGAAGTAGATATGAATGTAGTAATGACAGGCAGCGGGGAATTTGTTGAATTGCAAGGAACGGGTGAAGAATCTACATTTTCCTACGGAGAATTGCAGGATCTTTTAAAAGCTGCGCAGGAAGGGCTTATGGAACTGTTTGAAATTCAAAAAGAAGTGCTTGGAGATGAAATTTCTAACCTAATCAAACGAAATAGAGAAGCTAAAGAGGGGAAAAGTTAG
- the ilvE gene encoding branched-chain-amino-acid transaminase translates to MSEQWIYLNGEYVTKENAKISVYDHGFLYGDGVFEGIRVYSGNIFRMKEHLDRLYRSAKSIMLEIPHTQDELTKIIAETVKRNRFEDAYIRVVVSRGVGDLGLDPYNCKSASVVVIVEPLTIYPKELYEKGLEIVTVATRRNRSDVLSPKVKSLNYLNNVLVKIEAHLANVKEALMLNDQGYVAEGSADNIFIVKDGVFITPPGYVGALEGITRNAVMDIAEELGYEVKEEPFTRHDVYTADEVFLTGTAAEVIAVVKVDGRVIGDGVPGVHTKKLLEKFRERVVKEGLKVNYQQETTHVS, encoded by the coding sequence GTGTCCGAACAATGGATATATTTAAACGGCGAATATGTGACAAAAGAGAACGCCAAAATTTCAGTATATGATCATGGGTTTTTGTACGGAGACGGAGTTTTTGAGGGGATACGTGTATACAGCGGCAATATCTTTCGTATGAAAGAGCATTTGGATCGCCTCTACCGATCGGCAAAGTCGATTATGCTTGAAATTCCTCATACTCAGGATGAGTTAACAAAAATTATCGCTGAAACAGTGAAAAGAAACCGGTTCGAAGATGCCTATATCCGGGTTGTTGTCTCCAGAGGAGTAGGAGATCTCGGTTTAGATCCATATAATTGTAAATCAGCCAGCGTTGTTGTCATTGTCGAACCGTTGACTATTTATCCTAAAGAATTATATGAAAAAGGACTGGAAATAGTTACAGTAGCTACAAGGCGAAACAGATCGGATGTATTAAGCCCGAAAGTAAAATCATTAAACTATTTAAATAATGTACTCGTAAAAATCGAAGCCCATTTGGCGAACGTGAAAGAAGCGCTCATGCTAAATGATCAAGGCTATGTCGCTGAAGGCTCGGCAGATAACATTTTCATCGTCAAAGACGGGGTTTTCATAACACCGCCCGGTTATGTCGGAGCACTTGAAGGTATTACGAGAAACGCTGTAATGGATATTGCTGAGGAGCTTGGCTACGAGGTGAAAGAAGAGCCGTTTACAAGACATGATGTTTATACAGCAGATGAGGTTTTCCTTACAGGAACCGCAGCTGAAGTTATTGCAGTCGTAAAAGTGGATGGCAGAGTCATTGGCGATGGTGTACCTGGGGTCCACACGAAAAAATTATTGGAAAAATTCAGGGAACGGGTAGTTAAAGAAGGACTTAAAGTAAATTATCAACAGGAAACCACACATGTTAGCTGA
- a CDS encoding XTP/dITP diphosphatase, whose amino-acid sequence MKEVIIATKNRGKAKEFATMFEPKGFQVKTLLDYPEIGDVEETGSTFEENAILKAESVAKQLGKMVIADDSGLMIDALDGRPGIYSARYAGEEKNDEANIDKVLKELEGVNDDERTARFYCALAVAFPNQPTLTFSGTCEGLILKERRGANGFGYDPVFYVVEKGKSMAELLPEEKNQISHRANALRKLKKQLDTLLGRKERP is encoded by the coding sequence GTGAAAGAGGTTATTATTGCTACAAAAAACAGAGGAAAAGCGAAAGAGTTTGCAACAATGTTCGAGCCAAAGGGCTTTCAGGTAAAAACCCTTCTCGATTATCCTGAAATTGGCGATGTTGAGGAAACAGGATCAACTTTTGAGGAAAATGCTATATTAAAGGCTGAGTCTGTTGCCAAGCAATTAGGAAAAATGGTCATTGCTGATGATTCAGGATTAATGATTGATGCTTTAGACGGCAGACCGGGCATTTATTCGGCAAGATATGCAGGCGAGGAAAAAAACGATGAAGCCAATATTGACAAAGTGCTTAAAGAGCTTGAAGGCGTCAATGATGATGAACGGACTGCCAGGTTTTATTGTGCCCTTGCCGTTGCATTTCCAAATCAGCCGACACTTACATTTTCCGGTACATGTGAAGGATTGATTTTGAAAGAAAGAAGGGGTGCGAACGGATTCGGCTATGATCCGGTTTTTTATGTAGTGGAGAAAGGGAAGTCAATGGCAGAACTGCTTCCGGAAGAGAAAAATCAAATCAGCCATCGTGCCAATGCATTAAGAAAATTAAAAAAACAGCTTGATACCCTTTTAGGAAGGAAAGAAAGGCCATGA